The genomic DNA GGCGTGCTCCCGCTGCAGTTCGCGCCCGGCGAGTCCCGCGAGACCCTGGGCCTGACCGGCGAAGAGGTGCTCAGCATCACCGGTATCGGCGAGGGCCTCACGCCCAAGAAGCGCCTCACGGTCACCACCGACACGGGCAAGTCCTTCGAGGTCATCGCCCGCCTCGACACGCCCCAAGAGGTCGAGTACCTGGAGCACGGCGGCATCTTGCAGTACGTGCTACGGCAGATGGCGGCGAGCGTCTGAACGCGGCGCGCGCACCGGAACACACCAGGGAGCCAACCCATGAGCGATAGCACCCACCCCGAGCTCGAGGCGCAGATCAAGCAACTGATCGTGGACGCGCTCATGCTGGACGACGTGACCCCCGAGGAGATCGTGACCGACGCGCCCCTCTTCAACGAGGGGCTCGGGCTCGACTCGATCGACGCGCTCGAGCTGGCCATCGCGCTCGACAAGGCGTTCGGCGTGAAGATCCGCGCGGAAGACGAGAACACGCGCTCGATCTTCCGCTCGGTGGCCACCCTGGCCGCCTTCGTCGCCGAGAACCGATGAGCGCGGGGTCGGACACCTTCCGCCCCTGCGTCATCATCCCCTCGTACAACAACCCCCAGACCATCGGGCGCGTGGTCAGCGCCGTGCGTGCCTACGTGCCGGATGTGATCGTGGTGGACGACGGGAGCGGGCTCGAGGGGCGCGCGGCCATCGCCGAGGTCGGTGCCTCTGGGCTGGCCACGGTCCATCACCGTGCTGCCAACGGCGGCAAGGGCGCTGCCGTGAAGGACGCGCTGCGCCTCGCGCGCGACGCCGGGTTCACACATGCGCTGCAGGTGGACGCGGACGGGCAGCACACCCTCGACGACATCCCCGCCATGCTCGAGGCCGCCCGTGAGACGCCCACCGCGCTGGTGCTGGGGCAGCCCGTCTTCGACGACACGGCGCCCAAGGCCCGCCTGGTGGGCCGTCGCATCACCATCTTCTGGACGCGCCTCGAGGTGGGCGGCGGGGCCATCGCCGACCCGATGTGCGGCTTCCGCGTCTACCCGCTGCCCATCAGCGCCGAGGTTCCCGTGTGGGGGGACCGGATGGACTTCGACCCGGAGATCGCCGTGCGCCTCGTGTGGGCCGGTGTTCCCACGCGCAACGTGCCGACGCGGGTACGCTACGTCTCGGCCGACGAGGGCGGCGTGTCGCACTTCCACGCGTTCAAGGACAACGTGCTCATCAGCCTGATGCACTCGCGGCTGATGACGATGCGCATCATGGGCTTTCTCTTCGGGTGGCTCTTTCGCGGCGCCCGCGGGAGGTTGCCGTCATGAGCGGGGACGGCAAGCGGCACGTGGTGTCGGTGGAGCTCGAGGTGCCCTTCCATGACGTGGACTCCCTGAACATCGTCTGGCACGGGCACTACTACAAGTACGTGGAGATCGCGCGCACGGCGCTCATGCGCAGCGTGCAGCTCGACAACGACCAGCTGCGCGCCCTGGGGTGTGGGCTGGTGATGGGCGAGACGCAGTGCAAGCACACGGGCGTTCTGCGCTACGGGGACCGCTTCCGCGTGGACGCGTGGTTCAAGGATGTATCTCAGCGGCTGTGCATCGCCTACGAGGTGCGCAACCTGACGTCCGGCAAGCGCGCAGCTCGGGCGCGCACGGTGCTGGTCACCCTCAACGGGCGCGGGGAGCTCAACCTGGCCACGCCGCCCGAGGTGGTGGCGCGCATCGAGGCGGTTACAGGCCCCATCGGCTGAGGCGCGCCGGGCCGGCCGGCCGCAGGTGTCCGTGGTGGAGGTGGGCGCGCCACCCACCAGACTCGACGCTGGCTCGGGTGGAAACCGAGCCGCTGCCCCGCAGCGATGCGAAGACACACGGGCACGGGCCGCGGCGCGGTAGGGTGTGGCCGTCATGAGCAAACGACGGCACGAGGTCCCCACAGGAGCCGCCGAGTACCCGAGCTACTACGACGTGGTGCGCCAGATCCCAAAGGGCAAGGTGCTGACCTATGGAGATGTGGCACGCCTCGCGGGTCGCCCAGGCAGCGCGCGGCGGGTGGGCTACGCGCTCGCGGCCCTCACCGACCCAACGGTCCCTTGGTGGCGGGTGGTCAACGCGCGCGGCGAGGTCAGCGAGCGCTCGGGGGACTTCCTGGGCGCAGCCCAGGTGGAGCAGCGGGTCTGCCTCGCCCGAGAGGGGATCGTGTTCGACGCACAGGGCCGCCTGGCGCTCGGCACCTATCGCGCCGGAGCCTGGTAGCGATCGCAGGAATTCGTCCGCGACGAGGGCGCGCCGTGGTACGAGTCAGGGAACACCCACCCAGAGGCGTTCAGGTCTGATGGACTCTGAAGCGATTCGGCCAGCCGAGCGAGCCCATGATCCCGCGGGACCCCCCCAGCGCGGGGTCCCAGAACGAGCGGTCCAGCAGGAGCACCGCGGCACGCGCCTGCGCCTACCACGCGTGTACGGCGCATTCGGCTCGATGGTGCGGGTCGTCGCGCTCGTCTGTGTGGGAGCGCTCACCTACCTCCCGAGCGTCGCGCAAGCCCAGGCCGTGTCCGGCCGCACGGCGCTGACAGGCGCCCAGCGTCTCGTGCGCCTCGACGATCCGGCTGGGGTCGCCACCCTGGCGCTCGGCGGCCAGTACGG from Sandaracinaceae bacterium includes the following:
- a CDS encoding acyl carrier protein, with protein sequence MSDSTHPELEAQIKQLIVDALMLDDVTPEEIVTDAPLFNEGLGLDSIDALELAIALDKAFGVKIRAEDENTRSIFRSVATLAAFVAENR
- a CDS encoding glycosyltransferase family 2 protein; amino-acid sequence: MSAGSDTFRPCVIIPSYNNPQTIGRVVSAVRAYVPDVIVVDDGSGLEGRAAIAEVGASGLATVHHRAANGGKGAAVKDALRLARDAGFTHALQVDADGQHTLDDIPAMLEAARETPTALVLGQPVFDDTAPKARLVGRRITIFWTRLEVGGGAIADPMCGFRVYPLPISAEVPVWGDRMDFDPEIAVRLVWAGVPTRNVPTRVRYVSADEGGVSHFHAFKDNVLISLMHSRLMTMRIMGFLFGWLFRGARGRLPS
- a CDS encoding acyl-CoA thioesterase — encoded protein: MSGDGKRHVVSVELEVPFHDVDSLNIVWHGHYYKYVEIARTALMRSVQLDNDQLRALGCGLVMGETQCKHTGVLRYGDRFRVDAWFKDVSQRLCIAYEVRNLTSGKRAARARTVLVTLNGRGELNLATPPEVVARIEAVTGPIG
- a CDS encoding MGMT family protein — its product is MSKRRHEVPTGAAEYPSYYDVVRQIPKGKVLTYGDVARLAGRPGSARRVGYALAALTDPTVPWWRVVNARGEVSERSGDFLGAAQVEQRVCLAREGIVFDAQGRLALGTYRAGAW